Below is a genomic region from Isosphaeraceae bacterium EP7.
ATATCTCGCTGGACACATCCCGGGGGCCGTCTACATCGACTGGACGGTCGACATCATCGACCCCGATGACCCCGTCCCCGCCCAGATCGCGCCGCCAGCCAGGTTTGCCGAGGCGATGTCGGTCCGAGGGATTGGCCCGGGGACCCGGGTCGTCGCCGTCGACCACATGGGCGGTCAGTTCGCCACCCGGCTCTGGTGGGCCCTACGCTATTACGGCCACGAGAATGTCGGCGTGCTCGACGGCGGCTGGAACCGCTGGATGGATGAGGAGCGGCCCACCGCCGAGGGGCCCGTCGAGGTTCCCCTTGCCGAATTCGTCCCTCGCGTCCAGCCCGCCTGGCGAACCACGGCCGAGCAGCTTGCCACCGAGCTTGGAAGCAAGCGGATCCAGATCCTCGACGCAAGGGATGCCGCCCAGTATACGGGGGCCAAACGCAGAGGGCTGCGCGGCGGGCACATCCCGGGCGCCATCAACGTCCCGCGCGAGGTCGCCTTCGCGCCGCAGGGGGGCTTCGCCACCGTGAACCAAGTTGATGCAAAGCTCAGGGCGCTGGGGGTCCGGGACGATACGCCGATCGTGGCCTATTGCAACGGCGGGGTCGCCGCGACCGTCATCCTCTTCCAGCTCGACCGATCCGGGCACACCTTACTGTCGAATTACGATGGGTCGTGGAACGAGTGGGGCGAGCGCACCGACTTGCCCGTGTCGACAGGATCGTAGCGAGATTGGCCACGATCCAATCGAGGCCTGAACTTCGGGGA
It encodes:
- a CDS encoding sulfurtransferase, whose protein sequence is MAFDSLVSPDWLEDHLDDPAVRVVDMRGYVSTRPIAPGVEEATYRGARDEYLAGHIPGAVYIDWTVDIIDPDDPVPAQIAPPARFAEAMSVRGIGPGTRVVAVDHMGGQFATRLWWALRYYGHENVGVLDGGWNRWMDEERPTAEGPVEVPLAEFVPRVQPAWRTTAEQLATELGSKRIQILDARDAAQYTGAKRRGLRGGHIPGAINVPREVAFAPQGGFATVNQVDAKLRALGVRDDTPIVAYCNGGVAATVILFQLDRSGHTLLSNYDGSWNEWGERTDLPVSTGS